From Herpetosiphon gulosus, the proteins below share one genomic window:
- a CDS encoding ribosomal protein L7/L12, whose product MSSAILWISIAVVIGLMLWSWSKRSERPSSMINFNQSPINPAQPSSFNSAKLDQAQIQVLLSQGKKLEAIKQVRLQTSLGLKEAKDYVEAIERGLSPISPVVVEPTVQQLPEDLMREAQIIAQQGNKIKAIKLVRQATNLSLKEAKDMVDSW is encoded by the coding sequence ATGTCAAGCGCAATTTTATGGATTTCAATCGCGGTCGTAATTGGCTTGATGCTTTGGAGTTGGAGTAAGCGCTCCGAACGGCCCAGCAGCATGATCAACTTCAATCAATCACCAATTAATCCAGCTCAACCATCAAGCTTCAATTCAGCCAAACTTGATCAAGCCCAAATTCAGGTGTTGCTAAGCCAAGGCAAAAAGCTTGAGGCAATCAAACAAGTTCGGCTGCAAACTAGCCTCGGCTTGAAAGAAGCTAAAGATTATGTCGAAGCAATCGAGCGCGGCCTAAGCCCGATCAGCCCAGTGGTGGTTGAGCCAACAGTGCAGCAACTACCAGAGGATTTGATGCGCGAAGCCCAAATTATTGCTCAGCAAGGCAATAAGATTAAGGCGATTAAACTGGTACGGCAGGCCACCAACTTGAGCCTGAAGGAAGCGAAAGACATGGTTGATAGTTGGTAA
- a CDS encoding glycoside hydrolase family 9 protein, whose translation MMSTPLERSSRRWRILAGFVACLLIAGLIISPTTPTKAAEPPYAYGEALQKSFFFYEAQQAGPKPSWNRVSWRGDSVLTDGADVGLNLSGGWFDAGDHVKFGFPMAASATMLAWGAVEYRDAYAQSGQLDELLNNLRFVNNYFINAHPSPNVLYGQVGNGGKDHAFWGPSEIIHLDDQAGPRPSYKIDATCGGSDLAGETAAAMAASSMVFRPTDPAYADTLLGHARQLYTFADTVRGKYSDCITDATSFYNSWSGYNDELVWGAIWLYRATGEASYLSKAEQYYANLSTEPQSTIKSYRWSIAWDDKSYGCYLLLAKLTGKQQYKDDTERWLDYWTVGYNGQRITYSPGGLAQLDTWGALRYSANTSFAAFVYSDYITDVTKKARYHDFAVSQINYMLGSNPRNSSYVVGFGNNSPVNVHHRTAHGSWTDSLSNPVNQRHILYGALVGGPAKGSGDAYTDSRSDYIANEVATDYNAGFTSALARMYSEFGGAPLASFPPIETPEDEFFVEAKVNASGPRFIEISGVLHNQSAWPARNATKLSYRYFVDLSEVFAAGYGLSDVTVSTAYTQGSGVSGLKQWAGTIYYVEIGFAGVNVYPGGQSESRKEVQFRLSLPTNTNAQQWDNTNDWSFNGVGTSTDRVKTRRIPVYDNGVKVFGDEPGGSNVTPTATSLPTNTATPTVRPTNTATPTTGPSATPTIRPTNTATPTVGPSATPTIRPTNTPTALPTNTPLPTNTPVAGACQVKYRIPNDWGSGFLGDVTITNGGAAINSWNLTWSFAGNQQITNLWSGVVSQTGQNVSVSNAGWNGSLASGGSVNFGFQATNNGTNSIPASFSLNGAACTIAP comes from the coding sequence ATGATGAGTACACCGCTCGAACGTTCGAGCCGACGCTGGCGGATTCTCGCCGGATTCGTTGCTTGTTTGCTGATTGCAGGGTTAATTATTAGCCCAACCACCCCCACCAAAGCCGCCGAGCCACCTTATGCGTATGGCGAGGCACTGCAAAAGTCCTTTTTCTTCTACGAAGCCCAACAAGCTGGACCAAAACCAAGCTGGAATCGCGTTTCATGGCGCGGCGATTCGGTGCTGACCGATGGCGCTGATGTTGGTCTCAATCTCAGTGGCGGTTGGTTCGATGCAGGCGATCACGTTAAATTCGGCTTTCCAATGGCAGCTTCGGCCACAATGCTGGCTTGGGGCGCGGTCGAATATCGCGATGCCTATGCCCAAAGCGGCCAACTTGACGAATTACTGAACAATTTGCGCTTCGTCAACAACTACTTCATCAATGCCCATCCCTCACCAAACGTGCTTTACGGCCAAGTTGGCAATGGTGGCAAAGACCACGCCTTCTGGGGACCATCTGAAATTATTCACCTTGACGACCAAGCTGGCCCACGCCCATCGTACAAAATTGATGCAACCTGTGGTGGCTCGGATTTGGCTGGCGAAACCGCCGCTGCAATGGCCGCCTCATCGATGGTCTTCCGACCAACCGACCCAGCATATGCTGATACCTTGCTGGGCCATGCTCGCCAACTGTACACCTTTGCCGACACAGTGCGCGGCAAATATAGCGACTGTATCACCGATGCTACCTCGTTCTACAACTCGTGGAGCGGTTACAACGATGAGTTGGTTTGGGGCGCAATTTGGCTCTATCGCGCTACGGGCGAAGCCAGCTACCTGAGCAAGGCCGAGCAATATTATGCCAATCTCAGCACCGAGCCTCAAAGCACGATCAAATCGTATCGCTGGAGCATCGCATGGGATGATAAATCCTATGGCTGTTATTTGTTGCTGGCCAAATTGACAGGCAAACAACAATATAAAGATGATACTGAACGCTGGTTGGATTATTGGACGGTTGGCTATAACGGCCAACGCATCACCTATTCGCCGGGTGGTTTGGCTCAGTTGGATACTTGGGGAGCCTTGCGCTACTCAGCCAACACCTCATTTGCCGCCTTTGTCTACAGCGATTACATCACCGATGTCACCAAAAAAGCTCGCTACCACGATTTTGCAGTCAGCCAAATTAACTATATGCTGGGCAGCAATCCCCGCAACAGTAGCTATGTGGTTGGCTTTGGCAATAATTCACCAGTCAATGTCCACCATCGCACCGCCCACGGATCATGGACCGATTCATTGAGCAATCCAGTCAATCAACGCCATATTTTGTATGGGGCATTGGTTGGTGGTCCAGCCAAGGGTTCGGGCGATGCCTACACCGATAGCCGCAGCGACTATATTGCCAATGAAGTGGCGACTGACTATAACGCTGGTTTTACCAGCGCCTTGGCTCGGATGTACAGCGAATTTGGTGGCGCTCCACTCGCCAGCTTCCCACCAATCGAAACACCTGAAGATGAATTTTTCGTGGAAGCCAAAGTTAATGCTTCAGGCCCACGCTTCATCGAAATTAGCGGTGTGTTGCACAACCAAAGTGCTTGGCCGGCCCGCAACGCAACCAAACTTAGCTATCGCTACTTTGTTGATTTGAGCGAAGTGTTTGCTGCTGGCTATGGTTTGAGCGACGTTACGGTCAGCACCGCCTACACCCAAGGTTCAGGCGTTTCAGGCTTGAAGCAATGGGCTGGCACGATTTACTATGTCGAAATTGGCTTCGCTGGAGTCAATGTCTACCCCGGTGGTCAATCTGAATCACGCAAAGAAGTGCAATTCCGGCTTTCATTGCCAACTAACACTAACGCCCAACAATGGGACAATACCAATGACTGGTCGTTCAATGGCGTTGGCACCAGCACCGATCGGGTTAAAACCCGCCGGATTCCAGTGTATGACAATGGCGTGAAGGTCTTTGGTGATGAGCCAGGTGGCAGCAACGTAACCCCAACCGCAACCAGCTTGCCAACCAACACGGCTACACCAACCGTGCGCCCAACCAATACCGCAACCCCAACCACGGGGCCAAGCGCAACCCCAACTATTCGCCCAACCAACACTGCAACTCCAACCGTTGGCCCAAGCGCAACCCCAACCATCCGCCCAACTAACACGCCAACGGCATTACCAACCAACACACCGTTGCCAACTAACACCCCAGTCGCTGGGGCATGCCAAGTCAAGTATCGCATTCCCAACGATTGGGGCAGCGGCTTCCTTGGTGATGTCACAATTACCAATGGTGGCGCAGCGATCAACAGTTGGAACTTGACCTGGAGCTTCGCAGGCAATCAACAAATCACTAACCTCTGGAGTGGGGTGGTGAGCCAAACTGGCCAAAACGTCAGCGTCAGCAACGCTGGCTGGAATGGCAGCCTTGCCAGCGGTGGTTCAGTCAACTTCGGCTTCCAAGCAACCAACAACGGAACCAATAGCATTCCCGCAAGCTTCAGCCTGAATGGTGCAGCTTGTACGATTGCGCCATAA
- a CDS encoding LacI family DNA-binding transcriptional regulator — MEQLTIRQIAQLANVSRSTVSRVINNHPSVRPEVRQRVLEVIREQEYVPQAAARSLASRRTNVVTLLIPRSSAIIFTDPFFPLIIQGITETCSERDYSVMLSMVTGTQERDFYQRVLRSRMTDGLLMLSSDIDDPVLPLLINDQMPLVLIGEHPYMQPMYTVDVANRAGAVLAVSHLLQLGHRRIGAITGLLQMKTAIDRRDGYKQALLQAGVAIEHSLMIEGEFTQEGGYAAMRQLLSLEQRPSAVFVASDTMALGALRAIYEAGLHAPHDISLIGFDDVPGAAYTTPALTTIHQPIQKLGCTAATMLLDHLEGRPPLQQHIRLSPSLVLRQSCGPRVA; from the coding sequence GTGGAACAACTCACGATTCGCCAAATAGCCCAACTTGCTAATGTTTCACGCTCGACCGTTTCGCGGGTAATCAACAATCATCCCAGCGTGCGGCCCGAAGTGCGACAACGGGTGTTGGAAGTTATTCGCGAACAAGAATACGTTCCGCAGGCAGCCGCTCGTAGTCTGGCAAGCCGCCGAACCAATGTGGTGACCCTGTTGATCCCACGCAGCTCGGCAATTATCTTCACTGACCCATTCTTCCCATTAATTATCCAAGGAATTACCGAAACCTGTTCTGAGCGGGATTATTCGGTGATGCTTTCGATGGTGACCGGAACCCAAGAACGGGATTTCTATCAGCGGGTATTACGCAGTCGGATGACCGACGGTCTGTTGATGCTTTCAAGCGATATTGATGACCCAGTGTTACCCTTGCTGATTAACGACCAAATGCCGTTGGTCTTAATCGGCGAACACCCGTATATGCAGCCAATGTATACCGTTGACGTGGCAAATCGGGCCGGGGCAGTGCTAGCAGTCAGCCATTTATTGCAACTTGGCCATCGACGGATTGGGGCGATTACAGGCCTACTGCAGATGAAAACCGCCATTGATCGCCGTGACGGCTATAAGCAAGCGTTATTGCAAGCAGGCGTTGCCATCGAGCATTCGTTGATGATCGAGGGCGAATTTACCCAAGAGGGTGGCTATGCTGCAATGCGCCAATTGCTTAGCCTCGAACAGCGACCAAGCGCTGTCTTTGTGGCCAGCGACACCATGGCATTAGGAGCCTTACGGGCTATTTACGAGGCCGGGTTACATGCTCCCCACGATATTTCGCTGATCGGCTTTGATGATGTGCCAGGCGCGGCCTATACAACCCCCGCCCTGACGACAATTCACCAACCAATTCAGAAGCTTGGTTGTACTGCCGCCACGATGTTGCTTGACCATCTCGAAGGGCGACCACCGCTCCAGCAACACATCCGTCTCTCACCTTCGTTAGTCTTACGCCAATCGTGCGGGCCACGGGTCGCCTAA
- a CDS encoding sugar ABC transporter permease produces MALAPKKNKLSLWQRIRQNSLAYKFIAPTFVAMMVVHLIPIVQGLYLSLLDVRLTTLTLYLRAPFVGLKYYIEVFNAIFGLGEAGASSRVTGLINAASNTLVYTIWTNIGTLGLGLILAMLLNREFRWRGIARTLVLLPWVVPTFVTGTIFNFIWLEQGGLANKILLGLNIVDTPITWLIGPNSLYALVIATVWRGLPFTTIMFLAAIQVIPTDLYEAASLDGANGWQRFRHITLPLIKPIAGTQVLFGLINGFYGGYNIAVQMFGGGTGFAGEYADLLVPAITRQTWERHLYGFGSAASVILMGMLLVFVGIWYRAFRDSLRAE; encoded by the coding sequence ATGGCTCTGGCACCAAAAAAAAATAAACTCTCACTCTGGCAACGGATTCGGCAAAACAGCCTAGCATATAAATTTATCGCTCCAACCTTTGTGGCGATGATGGTTGTGCACTTGATTCCGATTGTCCAAGGGTTGTATCTTTCACTCCTCGATGTTCGCCTTACAACCTTAACCCTCTATCTTCGAGCACCATTCGTTGGGCTAAAATACTACATCGAAGTCTTCAACGCGATCTTTGGGCTTGGCGAAGCTGGCGCAAGCTCGCGGGTAACTGGCCTAATTAATGCTGCCTCAAATACATTAGTCTATACCATTTGGACCAATATTGGCACACTCGGCTTGGGTTTGATTCTGGCCATGTTGCTGAATCGTGAATTCCGCTGGCGTGGGATTGCCCGCACCCTTGTGTTGTTGCCGTGGGTCGTGCCAACCTTTGTAACCGGAACAATTTTCAACTTTATTTGGCTTGAACAAGGTGGCCTTGCCAATAAAATCTTGCTTGGCTTGAATATCGTTGATACCCCAATTACTTGGTTGATTGGCCCTAACTCGTTGTATGCCTTGGTAATTGCCACGGTTTGGCGGGGTTTACCCTTCACAACGATTATGTTCCTCGCGGCAATTCAGGTGATTCCAACCGACCTCTACGAAGCGGCTTCGCTCGATGGAGCCAACGGTTGGCAGCGCTTTCGCCACATTACCTTGCCCCTGATTAAGCCGATTGCCGGAACCCAGGTGTTGTTTGGCTTGATTAATGGTTTCTATGGTGGCTATAATATCGCTGTGCAAATGTTTGGCGGTGGTACCGGTTTCGCAGGCGAATACGCCGACTTGCTCGTACCAGCAATTACCCGCCAAACGTGGGAACGCCACTTATATGGATTTGGTTCGGCAGCCTCAGTGATCCTGATGGGCATGCTGTTGGTCTTTGTTGGCATTTGGTATCGTGCATTTCGCGATAGCTTGCGGGCTGAATAA
- a CDS encoding non-lysosomal glucosylceramidase: protein MTEQRHHPSIPLAAWQRPLGLDYPNAAIAAHDHGPIIDDGVFHGLPIGGMGSGAIGRNFRGDWSRWHLEVGKHIHRSVWPNQWSVFWQTASQQAAQVLCTTQPDTDELSTWNWNYPVGAGNYHALFPRAWFDYQHPDWPLELVQEQFSPVLAGNLKESSFPVGVFTWRVTNRGSETVRLGLMLTWEHTRAVEAAGLTLQRQHNAWNDGNSVGVTLAQSSDQALSSHNGTWAWAVQAPESASVSQWTCWDVAQDAAALWQDFASDGQLAEYPTSQQVAADQRSATAIAVTLELAPGASAVLPFSLAWDFPIVEFADESRWYKRYTHFWGTNGDQAQALAVASLTNADAWRKAIEAWQNPILNDDQRPLWYKSALFNELYYLVDGGTLWVDRAVGEPEPAADAVGLFSYLECYDYPFYGTLDVSFYSSWSIFALWPELERGEILAFSKTVNDADDTVVTIVATQVPAIRKAAGALPHDLGAPKEQPLIKTNAYDFQDINNWKDLNLKYILRIYRDVSLWNDQAMLEATWDTIPTALEYVHQFDSDGDGLLDHSGADQTYDTWAMSGAASYSASLLICALEAAIRLAQRMGEHGQAAAWSEWLAAARQSFETKLWNGTYFRYHTADTDLREVIMADQLVGQWYAGAIGLPAVAPHEMIRSALQTVYRFNVMQYANGALGAVNGMHPDGTVDTSSNQASEVWSGTTYAIAAMMLQEGLDLEGWQTAWGAYNATYNELGLWFRTPEAWGIERTFRASMYMRPQSIWAIEHALAVRAKNA from the coding sequence ATGACCGAACAACGCCACCATCCCTCAATTCCTCTCGCTGCGTGGCAACGCCCACTTGGCCTCGATTATCCGAATGCGGCGATTGCCGCCCACGATCATGGGCCGATTATTGACGATGGAGTCTTTCATGGTTTGCCAATTGGTGGCATGGGCAGTGGGGCGATTGGCCGCAACTTTCGCGGCGATTGGTCACGCTGGCATTTAGAGGTTGGCAAACACATACATCGCAGCGTTTGGCCGAATCAATGGAGTGTTTTCTGGCAAACTGCTAGTCAACAAGCCGCCCAAGTCTTATGCACGACCCAACCAGATACTGATGAATTGAGCACTTGGAACTGGAATTATCCAGTTGGCGCTGGCAATTATCATGCGCTTTTTCCCCGCGCTTGGTTCGATTATCAACACCCCGATTGGCCGCTCGAATTGGTGCAAGAGCAATTTTCACCAGTCTTGGCAGGTAATCTCAAGGAAAGTAGCTTTCCAGTTGGTGTGTTTACGTGGCGCGTAACCAACCGTGGCAGCGAAACTGTTCGCTTGGGATTAATGCTGACGTGGGAACATACCCGTGCGGTCGAAGCTGCTGGCTTAACCTTGCAACGTCAACACAACGCTTGGAACGATGGCAACAGCGTTGGCGTAACTTTGGCCCAATCCAGCGATCAAGCCTTGAGCAGCCATAATGGCACATGGGCTTGGGCGGTGCAAGCACCAGAATCGGCTAGCGTCAGCCAATGGACATGCTGGGATGTTGCGCAAGATGCTGCCGCGCTGTGGCAAGATTTTGCTAGTGATGGTCAATTAGCCGAATATCCAACCAGCCAACAGGTTGCTGCTGATCAACGTAGCGCAACGGCGATTGCTGTCACGCTTGAATTAGCACCTGGTGCTAGTGCCGTGCTTCCCTTCAGCCTCGCATGGGATTTCCCAATCGTCGAGTTTGCTGATGAAAGCCGCTGGTACAAGCGCTATACCCATTTCTGGGGCACGAACGGCGATCAAGCTCAAGCCTTGGCGGTTGCTAGTTTGACCAATGCCGATGCTTGGCGCAAGGCAATTGAAGCTTGGCAAAACCCAATTCTGAATGATGATCAACGGCCACTCTGGTATAAATCTGCTCTTTTTAACGAACTCTATTATTTGGTTGATGGTGGGACGTTGTGGGTTGATCGGGCGGTTGGCGAGCCGGAGCCTGCGGCTGATGCTGTGGGCTTGTTCAGCTACCTCGAATGCTACGATTATCCCTTCTATGGCACGCTCGATGTGTCGTTCTATAGCTCGTGGAGCATCTTTGCCCTGTGGCCAGAGCTTGAACGTGGCGAAATTTTGGCCTTCTCCAAGACGGTCAACGATGCTGATGATACGGTTGTAACAATTGTGGCAACTCAAGTTCCAGCGATTCGCAAGGCCGCTGGGGCATTGCCGCATGATCTTGGTGCGCCCAAAGAGCAACCATTAATCAAAACCAATGCCTACGACTTTCAAGATATCAATAACTGGAAAGATCTCAACCTCAAGTATATTTTGCGAATTTATCGCGATGTGAGCTTGTGGAACGATCAGGCCATGCTGGAAGCGACTTGGGACACGATTCCAACTGCTTTGGAATATGTTCATCAATTCGATAGCGATGGCGATGGCTTGCTTGACCATAGCGGAGCCGACCAAACCTATGATACCTGGGCCATGAGCGGCGCGGCCAGCTATTCTGCTAGCTTGTTGATTTGTGCCTTGGAAGCAGCGATTCGCTTGGCCCAACGCATGGGTGAACATGGTCAAGCCGCTGCTTGGAGCGAATGGCTGGCGGCAGCCCGCCAAAGTTTTGAAACCAAGCTTTGGAATGGCACTTATTTCCGTTATCACACCGCTGATACCGATTTGCGCGAAGTGATTATGGCCGATCAATTGGTGGGCCAATGGTATGCAGGCGCAATTGGCTTGCCAGCGGTTGCTCCCCACGAGATGATTCGCTCGGCCTTGCAAACGGTTTATCGCTTCAATGTCATGCAATATGCCAACGGCGCATTGGGTGCGGTCAACGGCATGCATCCAGATGGTACGGTTGATACCAGCTCGAACCAAGCCAGCGAAGTTTGGAGCGGCACGACCTACGCGATTGCGGCCATGATGCTGCAAGAAGGGCTTGATCTTGAAGGCTGGCAAACCGCTTGGGGAGCCTATAACGCCACCTATAACGAACTTGGATTGTGGTTCCGCACGCCAGAAGCATGGGGTATCGAACGTACCTTCCGTGCCAGCATGTACATGCGACCACAATCAATTTGGGCAATTGAGCATGCCTTAGCCGTGCGTGCCAAAAACGCCTGA
- a CDS encoding sugar ABC transporter substrate-binding protein encodes MQRSRRPFITWLSLLTLISMILVACGGAETAPTATTAPAATATTAAQVEPTAADAPTEVAATAEPATAEPAGGDVVTLKLWHMPNGAAPADAIQAEIDAFEKANPGINVEPEMLDWGAAFQRIQTSVQGGEGPCLTQLGTTWNPTFAAMGGLRPFTAEEITAMGGSDSFVAASWATSQLQGMEGTFSIPWFADVRALAYRKDLLEKAGLKPEEAFKDWTSFKATLATIQEQNPDVAGIAFPGRNDWNVWQNSSMWIWNSGGDLLSSDLSEATFNSEAAVAGVSEFANLYSSKLTVTNTLELNSAQVDASFGDGRTFSAITGPWLISNARTAADAGGWANRTVADNLAYAEFPAGPGGSYTFVGGSNLAILKSCENADAAVKFVQFLAANESQLRYSQAIGMLPATKTAQADASIASDALYSVFISAAAKGKTSAPIAEWGQVESVLNEQLGSLWDDVATAGGPVSPEAVKTRLDQAAQTVNELLGN; translated from the coding sequence ATGCAACGCTCACGCCGTCCGTTTATTACTTGGCTAAGCCTCTTAACTCTGATTTCAATGATCTTGGTTGCTTGTGGTGGAGCTGAGACCGCTCCCACAGCAACGACTGCTCCAGCCGCCACCGCAACTACTGCGGCTCAAGTTGAACCAACTGCTGCTGATGCTCCAACCGAAGTTGCCGCAACTGCTGAACCAGCGACCGCTGAGCCAGCTGGTGGCGATGTTGTTACCTTGAAGCTGTGGCACATGCCTAACGGTGCTGCTCCAGCTGATGCCATCCAAGCTGAAATCGATGCCTTCGAAAAAGCTAACCCTGGCATTAACGTTGAGCCAGAAATGCTCGACTGGGGTGCAGCTTTCCAACGCATCCAAACCTCAGTTCAAGGTGGTGAAGGCCCATGTCTGACCCAATTGGGTACGACCTGGAACCCAACCTTTGCTGCAATGGGTGGCTTACGCCCATTCACCGCAGAAGAAATCACCGCCATGGGTGGCAGCGATAGCTTTGTCGCCGCTTCATGGGCAACCTCACAATTGCAAGGTATGGAAGGCACGTTCTCGATTCCATGGTTTGCTGATGTTCGCGCTTTGGCCTATCGCAAAGACTTGTTGGAAAAAGCTGGCTTGAAGCCAGAAGAAGCCTTCAAGGATTGGACCAGCTTCAAGGCTACCTTGGCTACTATCCAAGAACAAAATCCTGACGTTGCTGGGATCGCTTTCCCAGGCCGCAACGACTGGAACGTTTGGCAAAATAGCTCAATGTGGATTTGGAACAGCGGTGGTGATTTGTTGAGCAGCGATCTCAGCGAAGCAACCTTCAACTCAGAAGCAGCTGTGGCTGGGGTTTCAGAATTTGCTAACCTCTACAGCAGCAAATTGACCGTTACCAACACCTTGGAATTGAACTCAGCCCAAGTTGATGCCAGCTTTGGCGATGGCCGCACCTTCAGCGCGATCACTGGCCCATGGTTGATCAGCAATGCTCGCACTGCTGCCGACGCTGGTGGCTGGGCTAACCGCACCGTGGCCGACAACTTGGCCTATGCCGAATTCCCAGCTGGTCCTGGTGGCTCATACACCTTCGTTGGTGGTAGCAACTTGGCCATCTTGAAGAGCTGCGAAAACGCCGATGCCGCTGTCAAGTTCGTTCAATTCTTGGCTGCTAACGAATCACAATTGCGCTACAGCCAAGCCATCGGGATGTTGCCAGCAACCAAGACTGCTCAAGCCGATGCTAGCATCGCCAGCGATGCCTTGTATAGCGTCTTCATCTCAGCTGCTGCTAAGGGCAAAACCTCAGCTCCAATCGCTGAATGGGGTCAAGTTGAGAGCGTTCTCAACGAACAACTTGGTTCACTCTGGGACGATGTAGCAACCGCTGGCGGTCCAGTCAGCCCTGAAGCTGTCAAGACCCGCTTGGATCAAGCTGCTCAAACTGTCAACGAATTGTTGGGTAACTAA
- a CDS encoding carbohydrate ABC transporter permease, whose translation MGVSLSKKAESARPARATINYKAWLLDRGGDILLLVIIALMLLPIIFLVVGSFKSREEFAVGSNFFPSDWRFENYNEMWTRVKFGTYFSNSLIICGITTLVVTILASMSGYALARFRFPGAGGLSMAILGTQLVPGTLFLIPLYMTFLWMKNNLGIPLIGTNFGAIVLYVGFFLPISLWIQRSFFATIPIDLEEQAMVDGATRFQAFVYIVMPLAGPGVISTAIFVFLTAWDELLFAWVLNVQTIPVGIRQFTGVAGSQNRYELLSAASVVIILPVAAMFFLLQKRFIAGLTAGAVK comes from the coding sequence ATGGGTGTTTCGCTCAGTAAAAAGGCCGAATCGGCCCGACCTGCACGCGCAACCATTAACTATAAAGCATGGTTACTTGATCGTGGTGGCGATATCTTATTGCTGGTGATCATTGCCTTGATGTTGTTGCCAATTATCTTCTTGGTGGTTGGCTCGTTCAAATCGCGCGAAGAGTTCGCAGTTGGCAGTAATTTCTTTCCAAGCGACTGGCGATTTGAAAATTATAACGAGATGTGGACACGGGTTAAGTTTGGTACCTATTTCAGCAATAGCTTAATTATTTGTGGCATTACCACACTGGTTGTCACGATTTTGGCATCGATGTCGGGCTATGCCTTGGCACGGTTCCGCTTTCCGGGTGCTGGTGGGTTGAGTATGGCGATTTTGGGAACCCAATTAGTGCCTGGCACGCTGTTCCTGATTCCGTTGTATATGACCTTCCTTTGGATGAAAAATAACCTTGGAATTCCCTTGATTGGCACCAATTTTGGCGCGATTGTGCTGTATGTTGGGTTCTTCTTGCCAATCTCGCTCTGGATTCAGCGCAGTTTCTTTGCGACGATTCCAATAGATTTGGAAGAACAGGCCATGGTCGATGGAGCAACTCGCTTCCAAGCCTTTGTCTATATCGTTATGCCATTGGCAGGCCCAGGTGTGATTTCAACCGCGATCTTTGTGTTCTTGACTGCATGGGACGAATTGTTGTTTGCATGGGTTTTGAACGTTCAAACGATTCCGGTCGGGATTCGCCAATTCACGGGGGTGGCTGGCTCGCAAAATCGCTACGAGTTGCTTTCGGCAGCGTCGGTGGTGATTATTCTGCCAGTTGCCGCGATGTTCTTCCTGTTGCAAAAGCGTTTTATCGCTGGCCTCACCGCTGGCGCAGTCAAATAG